One region of Camelina sativa cultivar DH55 chromosome 6, Cs, whole genome shotgun sequence genomic DNA includes:
- the LOC104698868 gene encoding uncharacterized protein LOC104698868: MQIMWATIMLVLIIVLSKSIETKGNEKVNDLALNALKHFESKKVTKVCCKILLSLPEDCFGTLLPVRWIYDAVLKTACRALGYPK; this comes from the exons ATGCAAATCATGTGGGCAACGATCATGTTAGTTTTGATAATAGTATTATCAAAATCTATAGAAACAAAGGGAAACGAGAAAGTAAATGATCTTGCGCTA AACGCATTGAAGCACTTTGAAAGCAAGAAGGTCACAAAAGTGTGTTGTAAAATCCTACTCAGTCTTCCAGAAGACTGTTTTGGTACTTTGTTACCTGTGCGGTGGATCTATGATGCTGTACTTAAAACTGCCTGCAGAGCACTAGGTTATCCCaaataa
- the LOC109133309 gene encoding uncharacterized protein LOC109133309, whose protein sequence is MVELVEQAAMVERGLEEEAYDLRSTQQKATKGAKSLKRAGDNRGAGSGKNNQQCNMCGKRHGGVCWSTSGKCFHCGKIGHTWANCSERDNNYRRCGKPGHFARECRGNIIGGHQGSKNQGILPPPPKRQAIGSRVYAVADEDGAEPMGVVDGSPVASTIADGSPVAAGRGNNGGLPCRRVWMKIETAGTQVVGSSRTYRDVHVVIEGVELLGNFIEMELRRYEVIFGIDWLKRHDANLDCRGARVTINRSEGNLVFLGVVTNNGIPIILMIHTEELQWNRPEAYLATISIEGGDTTVELDDIPVASEYADVFEPLKGPPPDRGDYFTIELDPGTAPISKAPYRLAPTEMAELKKQLDL, encoded by the exons ATGGTTGAGCTAGTTGAGCAGGCTGCTATGGTTGAGAGGGGACTTGAGGAGGAAGCTTATGACCTTAGGAGTACACAGCAGAAAGCAACCAAGGGAGCAAAATCACTTAAGCGAGCAGGAGATAACCGTGGTGCAGGATCGGGAAAGAATAACCAACAGTGTAACATGTGTGGAAAGAGGCATGGAGGAGTGTGCTGGAGTACTTCTGGGAAGTGTTTCCATTGTGGGAAGATTGGTCATACGTGGGCGAATTGTTCAGAGAGAGACAATAATTACAGGAGGTGTGGAAAGCCAGGTCATTTTGCACGGGAATGCAGAGGGAATATAATAGGCGGACATCAAGGCAGTAAAAACCAAGGAATCTTGCCTCCACCTCCTAAAAGGCAAGCAATTGGATCTCGGGTGTATGCTGTAGCAGACGAGGATGGTGCGGAACCGATGGGTG TCGTCGACGGTTCCCCTGTCGCTTCCACTATAGCCGACGGTTCCCCCGTCGCGGCGGGTAGAGGCAACAATGGAGGATTACCCTGTAGAAGGGTCTGGATGAA AATTGAAACTGCGGGAACTCAAGTAGTAGGATCATCAAGGACTTATCGGGATGTTCATGTGGTGATAGAAGGAGTAGAGTTACTTGGTAATTTTATTGAGATGGAGTTGAGACGCTATGAAGTAATTTTTGGCATAGACTGGTTAAAGCGACATGACGCCAACTTGGACTGCCGGGGAGCACGGGTTACCATTAACCGAAGTGAAGGGAATTTGGTATTTCTGGGAGTTGTAACAAATAACGGGATACCTATTATTTTGATGATTCACACAGAGGAGTTACAGTGGAATAGGCCTGAAGCATATTTGGCGACAATTTCTATTGAGGGGGGAGACACAACAGTAGAGTTGGATGACATTCCTGTAGCATCAGAATATGCAGATGTTTTTGAACCGCTCAAAGGACCACCACCAGATAGAGGAGATTATTTCACTATTGAGTTGGACCCAGGGACTGCTCCAATATCCAAGGCGCCTTACCGTTTAGCTCCAACAGAAATGGCGGAATTAAAGAAGCAGTTGGATTTGTGA